In Crinalium epipsammum PCC 9333, the DNA window GACGTTTCCACTCAGAAATAATAGGTTTTAGTTCTGGAGCTTCTTGTACCAACATACAGGAATTAGTTCCACTGATACCAAAGCAATTCAGCGCGGCAATATGTGGACGGGATTGAGGCCAAGATGCAATTTGAGTAGGAATTTTTACAGCAGTTTCTTTCCAGTCAAGGCAGGGATTAATTTCCTTAATATTGATCTGAGGTGCAATTTCTTGATTTTGAAGAGATAATACTAACTTAATTAAAGATGCAATACCGCTCGCTGGTTCTGGATGCCCAATATTAGCCTTGCATGAACCAACCATTATAGGGGATTCCTGAGAGTGGTAAAGTCCAAAAACCTGTTCAATAGTCGTCAACTCTGTTGCATCACCAACTGCGGTTCCTGTACCATGAGCTTCAAAATAACTAACTTCAGAGGGATGAATGTTAGTTTGAGTTAGGACGCGATTTAATAATGCTTGCTGTGATTTCCCATTAGGAGCAGAAAAACTGTAGCTCGCCCCATCTTGATTAACACCACTACCGCGAATAACCGCTAAAATATTGTCTCTGTCAGCCAGAGCATCGGATAGACGTTTGAGAACGACAATACCACAGCCTTCGGCTCTGACATAACCATCTGCACTAGCATCAAATACTTTGCAATGGGTATCCAACGTTAGTATTCTGCCTTTGTAAGTGTAGACATGAACTGTGGGATCGAGGATGAGGTTAACTCCTCCTGCCAGAGCCATCTCACACTCACGCTGACGCAAGCTCATACAGGCTTGGTGGATAGCAACTGACGAGGAGGAGCAAGCTGTATCAATAGTCATAGCAGGCCCCGTCAGCCCCCAAGTGTAGGAGATCCGTCCTGATGCTGCGTAGGATTTAACTCCGGTCACAAAAAACAACTCATGTTGTTTGTTTAGCTCCGGTGGTCGTTTTTGAATAACATCGTTGTAATCTTCACAGGTAAGACCAATGAAAACACCAGTGGAACTACCTGCCAATCTATCTGGTACGTGTCCAGATCTTTCTAAAGCTTCCCAACTAACTTCCAACAGTAAGCGATGTTGAGGGTCAATTGCACCTGCTTCTCGAGGAGAAATTCTAAAAAAATCCGCGTCGAATTGGTCAATATCTTTGAGAAAATAGCCATAACGCAGAGGCATTTTACCTGGAACAGTTGGATCTTGATCGTAATAATTTTTGATGTTCCAACGCTCATCAGGTATTTTACTTGCTGAATTAGTACCAGAGCGGAGTAACTGCCAAAAACTTTCGGGATCATCAGCCCCAGGAAAGCGGCAACTCATACCAATAATTGCAATAGGTTCAGTCTTTTCTTGCTCTAGCTTGTGTAATTGAGTTTCAAGCTGCTGAATATTTAAACCTGAGTTTTTTAAGTCGGAATGAAGATTTAAGTTACTTTCAAATTGATTTATCATTATCTATTAATTTTGAGCTAATAAATTTATGTAAAATTTGTAGCAAAAGCTAATTATATCATTAAGTAAAAATTAATTTCACGAGGAGAGACAGATTACCTAAAAATTAACAGTTTGTTGCATTTTTTTTGTATGGATTTGCATCTATTAATATCTTCACCCAGGGCAAACGCATCAAATTTTGGCTCTTCCGTAGTTAGTATGCTAAAATATTATATTTATTCTAATTAGTTTGATTGACAAATAAAAAGGTTAATGACAAAACTGCTGGGTTTACCTGGCGTGATAGTAGAGGATAGCATGGAGACAGAATCAACAATAATTTTATCAGTAAGAGCCAGCAGTAAAACAGCAATTTGCTCTGTACTGTGGTCAAGTGAGCCGTCGTCTTCCTGAACGAACACAGTCAGTGATTAAAGAAGTGATGCTGAAATGGGGAGAAAAAGTATTGTATCAGATCAAAGAAGTAAGTATGGATATGACTGGTAACTATAAATCTTGGGTGAGCCAACTATGCCCAAATGCTGATGTAACGATAGATAGATTTTATGTTTAGCTGCTACGCAGCTAAATTTAATAAATAGCGTTACCTTTGTTTTTAATCTTACGTTCCCATTTAATAACAAGACCTCCTTCGTTTAACAATGTATTTAACAATTTTTCTAGCTGTTCTACTGACTCGAATAGTCTATGAGCTATATATTCTTTCGCAGAATGCCAAACTAATTCAATTAGATTATAGTCTGGGCTATATGGCGGTAAAAACTCCAAAACGATATTGGACATTTCTGTAGCAATTTTTTCTAAAATATTTTTTCTTTTGTGGAAGCTGGCATTGTCCAAAACAATGATTATTTTTGCAGAACACTTAGTAAATTTTTCAGGTTGATTTCCTTGCTCTATCCATTCTTGCAATAACAAACTATTCAATAGTTGTATCTGTTCGTAAAATGTATCCGCATTTCATTTTTTAATAACAAAATTAATTCTCTTTTTGTCGTGATAACGCAATCCTCCCATAATATTCACTCTTCCTCTTCTTCTTTGTCCCGTCACCTTCTTCCTGTGACCTTTCTTTCCCCAAGTTTTTCTTCTTATCACTCTTAAACTAAAACCACTTTCGTCCCAGAACCATACCTGTAAACGCTCTGGGGTGGCAAGCGTTATTTTTAAATATTCCGCTAATTTTTCTTTAAATACTTTACGCTTTTCAGGATTTTGTTTGTCCTCTAGGCTGTATTTTGCCCACAGGTAAACGTACTTTTTTCTTTCTAATCTTCTCCTCACTTGAGAACCACTTAACTTAATTCCTGTTGCTTGTTCCAGGTAAGTCGCTAGTCTTGCTGCTGTCCATCTCCAAAATTCATATCCATCTTCTGCTGGCTCTTTTTCAACAACTTCTAATAATAAGTTTTCATATTCTTGGGTAATTTTAGTAAAATTACCTGCTCTTCTTCCATCTAAAAAGCTTTCTAGTTGATCTGGGTCGCCATGCACCGCCCAATATGCTACTGTTGGATATGCTATCTGTAAAAAATTACTGATTTCTTGGTAAGTTTTCCCCTCATTCATTAATAATAAAATCAGAACCTTCTCTCTTACATAGGGATTTTCATGCTCTTTTAAGATTTTTAGTAGCCGTTCTCTCTGTTCTTGAGAAAGATGGTTTTTGGCTGGCATATATAGCTGTAATAGCTTATTTGATTATTTTGACATTATACAATCAAGCTGCGTAGCAGCTTACCAAGATGGTTCACGAAGAGTTAAATCAGGCGAAAATTGAGCAAAAGAAAGCAGCAGAATCGCTAAATATAAAAGAAAGAGCTAAATTATTTAGTAGTTTAAAGGGTAGTAAATATACATTGATGAAAGCTGAAAAAAACTTATCTCAAAAACAGGAAAAAAAAATACTAAAAGTAAAAAACGCTTCACCTAATATCGCAATTATGCACTCTTTAAAGGAAGAGTTTCACTATTTGTTTGAAAATAATAAAAATTTAGGTCAGGGAACTCTAGAACTAATTGATTGGTTGAAAAAGGCAGAACCTTACTATAAAAAGAGTGTCACAACGATTAAACGCTGGCACTTCTGAATTAGAGCTTAATTTTTCGCACATGATTCTCAACTATTGAAGTGTACCAATATCTGATTATTTCTGATCAGTTATAAACTTTGCACAAGTCATTCATTGGGATCAAGTTAACTAACACCCACAGTGGCAACTGCTAACAATAGGCATCACCGTGCCAAAACGGGAAAATTGTACGCTAAGGCTGAAAGTCTTTCCCCGTCTTACTTGTAGAAATTATTATTCTTGCAAGGTGCAGAGTATAGGGTATACTCTGCACCTTGATAGTGGGGTCAAATTAACGTATTTTCAGGGCTTAGGATTTGATGCCGATTTCTTAACGTACAATTTTCCTCTTTCGGCACGGTGATGCCCAATAGGGCTATCGCCCTTTAGGAATTAAAGACGATGGGGAAAATGGAGTCTATTTTCAAGAGTGTCAGTTATTAAAACAGCTTTCACTATTTTAATAACTGACAGTATTACTAACACCTAGTACTAAAATTGGATGTTGATACCGCTAGGTAAACGTTCCGACTTAAGTGCGTGAATGTGTGTAAAAATCCACCGCTCTTCAACACTAATAATCTTAAAACCATTAGCTGACAAATCAGCACAAAACTGCTCCTTATTTCCAAACCTAGAATGTGGCTCGATAATGTGTAACTGCCCGTCAAGCTTGAGAGTGCGATACGCCTCCAATATATAATCAGTAAAATTTGATCCCATCAGCGACAAGCAGAAAATAGCTACATCCAACGTCTTGTCGGCTAACGGTAATGAAGCCAAATCACAAGCAATAACTTGCTCGTTAATAGCAACGTGGTCGAAACTGTAAACTTTATGCTTATCTCCAACATGAGACGCTAACAAAGCCTCACCACAACCAAAATCACCAATACAGTAACCGCTACGATGACTACACCAGTCAATCATTTCCATATATGGAATAACTGTCCAATCTGCACGTGCTTCCCTGTAATAAGCGTGATACTGCATCCACTCTTCTGGATTAGACTGCAAGCGAACGTGAGTATTTTCGCTTTTCGTTTGGTTCCACAGGCGGTTCAGAGAAGAGAAATCGCTTTTTCGTCGTTGTAATTTCTCTACTTCCTCATCCTCTGGTAACGGGACTACAATCACAGAGCGGTCAATAACCTTAACCCCAGTTTCCAGTTTCTGCAACCAACCCAAGACATCACTATAAGCTTGGGCAGGTGTCCGTAAATGCCCCTCTGGAACCACCCCATCTACCGCAGCATCAGCAAGAGACTTTTTAAACTGCAACCGTTGCATCTTTGAATCGCACCACGACCACCTAGTTCCGTTAACATCGGCATAAGTTAACGGAATTACCACCGTTACCTGCTCATGACGTTGCCCTGGACGAATCAGACGACCATTAAGCTGCTCGAATTCCGCATAAGTCCAAGGTAAGACATTAATAATCAATCGGTTACAAACAGCTTGGAATCCATCTATCCCAACGCTAATAATATCCGAGGCAATCAATACGTCAGTATCGCCATAAAGAAAGCTGTCCCGCCCAGATTTATCTTCACCTGTATAGAATCCAACTTTCCAACCATCCCAAATCAGCGCATCTCTGAGTATCTTGGCAATTCCTTGAATTAAAGGAGTATAGATAATGGTCTTTTTACGGACGTTTTCTCTAATCACAGGCAGTCGGGCGCGGGTGAGAATTTTCTCTAATTCCAGTATGCTGTCCTGCTTTTGTAGCAACCGCACAGAGTCCAAAAATTCAGCACAATCTACGGGGATTTCTTCTACTTCTAGCTTATAATCCACGCTATACTTGGGCATCCAGCGTATACCCAAGGAAACGAGACGCTGGTGCAGCTTCATGCAGTTGGATACCGTTGGCTTAGTATCGAGTTCAGAATGGGAGAAACCTGTTACCATTTCGACTAAGTTCTTCCCTTCTTCTAAGTTGTTGATAACTGGCGTGGCTGACATAGCTAGAACGTGCAAACCAGGATGGCGCTCACCTGCGTTATAAAGCAGTGCTTGTACCATCTGCCTACGTTGCGACAGTTTAGTAGATTCGCGCTGCTTGACAAACTGAATTTCGTCAATAACGATTAAATCTATCGGCAAATCGTTATTGAGTAATAAGCGTATGTTTGTAGCAGATTTATCCTGCTGGAACATCTCGTAGTTAAGAATCAGGTAGCGACCGTTGTTAGATGCACCCCAGTCTGGTGTAAAAGTCTTGGTACGCACCACGCTATCTGGAAAAGCATTGAGAATCGCCCTCTCCCAATCAATGACTACGCTATTAGGGCAGCAGATAATAGTAAAATTCGCTCTTATTACTCGGCTAGCAAGTATAGCACCGAATGTTTTGCCAGTACCTGCTCCAGACAAATTGCCAATGCGCTTGTACTTGCTTAATTTTACCGCCGTAAGCCGTTGCATTAAGTTTGGTTCAACAATTAAGCCATCAATGCGGAAGTTGTAACCATCTGGCAATTCGAGTTGACTCGCTTGATTATATTCATCAAGGAAATACGTTTTGACCATTTCTGCATAGCCAGAACCTGTATACTTCTGTGCTTGAGCAACAGCCTCTGCTGGATTAACAAAAGCGTGTTTCCAAATTTTATCCAAAGCTGATGCCCTTAAAAATTCTACAGCTAATGAATCTCCGTCAGAAGTAATTAGGTGATTTAATGATTCTAAAACTGATAAAGTTTCTACTACTGGTAAAGTATCGGATGCTTCGGGTGAAGTGATTTCTGCGATTAATTCATCCGATGCCTCAATATTATCAACAACTTGCTCATCGGCGGATAGTGCTTCTAAAGAAAGCTCTTTATCTTGTAAGAAATCATCAACAAGTGATGGCTCGTCGTTAACAAATTTGTTGATTTCGGATATAGGGAATTTCCCTGTGGCGAGCGCCTTTAAAAACCCCTTACTCTTACCTTGGGCATGAAGTATGCCATTTTGTTGAAATACCAGGTAAAGTTCTGCTGGGGTGAAGGTATCTAGATAAGGAATTAACGAGCGGACAAAAGATTTAATCACTCCCACTGTCCACCCGTTCTTACAACCAGGGCAACCACTATTAAGCCGTGTTCTGGTATGAATACAAGCACACCATTCGTGATTTTTATTGATGGGACAAAGCCACCATGCTGGTTGTCTGGCACCTGGTACAACTTCTGATGGGGTGAGCGGTTGGTTTAAAGTTGGATGCCATTGTGCTGCTATTTCTGGATATAAACTAGCGAGTGAGCCCTTTTTAGATGGCTTTCTGCCTGCACAATACGGACACCCTTGCCCTTTGGTTCTTCCTCGAACATCAGTTTTCCACTCGTGGTCTTCATCTTTGGGGCATTTCCACCATGCTTTCTGACCCGACCCTGCTACGACTTCTGATAGCTTTTTGGGAGCGTTTTTAGTCGGATGCCATTGTGCTGCTATTTCTGGATGTTTACGGACGAGTGAGTTAGTTCCAGATGCCTTTCTGCCTGCACAATACGGGCATTTATTTCCTTTCGTCCTTTTAACAATAGAAGCTTGCCACTCGTGGTCTTCCCCTTTGGGACATTTCCACCATACTTTCTGACCCGACCCTGCTACGACTTCTGATAGCTTTTTGGGAGCGTTTAAAGTCGGATGCCATTGTGCCGCTATTTCTGGATGTTTACGGACGAGTGAGTTAGTTCCAGATGCCCTTCTGTTGCTGCAAAACGGGCAGGCAAATTTTTTGGCTTGATGGGAAATTCGTGCTTGCCATACGTGATCGGGTTCATTTTTACACCACAACCATACATTCCTTTCTGAACCTGCTGTCACTTGATCTGGCTTGAGGTTGCCGTTTTTAGTTGGATGCCATTGTGCTACTAGATGGGGATGAGTAACTGATAGGGGAAGAGTCATAATTAACGCCTATGTACGCGCGTTGGATACTAGAATAAAAACCACCCTACTGCTAGAGTTGAGTGGTAATTCATGGAAAAATTCCCTTGATTAAAAAGGGTAGTTGTGCTTTAATGGTTATTTGTCAAATTTTGGCACTCGAATTATTAATGCACACTTGCTCTTATTAAAAGTTTTGATTTAGAAATTTTTAATCTTTAATTACTCGACAAACTGAGAACTTTGGGTCTGCATTGAACAACATTTGATCTAACCCTCTCGGATTTTGAGTAACCACTGTGAAAGAAGTGACGCTTATTGTTGAGGGTGACTGTATCAATTGAATCTGAGTTTTCTGGGTACAGAAAAATTGAATAGAATTTCAATGGGTCAGGGCTATCGCCCTTGATGAATTAGATGCAATGGGGAAGCATAGAGTCTATTTTATTCCTATCCTCAGTATTCAAACAGCTTTCAATATTTTAATAACTTCCAGTGTCGCAACAGTTTAAACTACGACAAACAGTTGTAATTCAAAAGTTATACACTTAAAACTATTACAAACAGTTTGTTTTCTTGACAGCAGCTTTCAATATTAAAAACTATTTTCAGTATTTTGAACAGTTTTTAATAGCACAACAGTTTTCACTCTTGACAGCAATTTTTAGTAATCAACGCTTTCTTCGTTTAAAAAAGTTAAAACAATTAACCCCTTGCTGAGAGCAGGGGTTAAATAGTACAGTGTCTAGCTAATTAATTCTGGTACAGAACTAGCTAACGATTCCCATCAGGGAAAAGTAACCTTTTAAAATTATCAGGCATCTCTCAAAGTCTGAAAGAATTAAGTCTGCCAATGCTAGTGCCAATTTATGGTGACGTAAAGGTGGAGAATAGCTTCGACCTGATGCGAACCAAGAAGATACTGTGCTTTCGTCGCAGTCACATATTTCTGCCATGAATGCTTGAGTGACATCCCATTTACTTATAAATTCTTGAGGTGTCATTAGTATTTCAGAGTGGATAAAAGCGAAAATTCGTTGCCATTGTTGTTCCGAAACAGGTAATGGTCTGTGCATATATTTCCTCAATTGTCTGTGTGGCATTCTGGTTAATAATTAAGGTCGCAATTACCAACCTTCTTGCTGTCCTAACTGCAACAGAGATTCAAGTGCTGCCTTCCCTTCTTTGAATCGCCTACCTCCCAAACCAAGTACCGATTCAATGATTTCTGTATCACTTACACCTTGCTGTTTCAGGTTACTTACAGCTAAGTACAAACTGCGGTAGCCCTCCACTTCCAGCACTTCCGAGTTTTGGGAAGTTGAGGAAGTTGAATCGGTAAGTCTTGAATCAGGGTTTGAATCAGAGGTTGAATCAGTGCTTGAATCAGTGCTTGAATCGGCAGGCTGCGGGACTTGAATCGTTTGAATCGGTGGTCTAGATGTTGGCGAAAGCGCAAGCTGATTCCACTGTTGTTCCTGTTGATACTGACTAGCCGCTAACTGTGTGAGAAAGTCGTTTTTCTCAGCTTGATTTATAGCTTGAATCAGTGGATTAATGCGGTTGATTTGATGACCGCAAATAACAGAAGTGACACCGCAGCCAAGAGTTGTTATTAGTGATAAGTAGCGCCAAAAGATATTGATTTTATCCTTTGAACTAGACCAAATAAAAGGACTAGCAGACCAAATCAATAAACCTGCTACTGATGATATACTGCCAATTAATAGCAGTAAGGAATGATTCTGACGTAGCTGGTTTTGAGGGGAATTGATACTAATCAATCTATCCATTGAATCACCCCGCCAACAATCAAAACCGCAATTACAGAAATTAACGCACCGATGTAATTTTGGTAGCTCAGTCCTAGAACTGAACAAAAGAAATCATCTGCAACACCAGCCACTATTAAAAGTAGAGATGCAGCAACACTTAACCAAAAGCCGTATGGTTGTAAGTTGGCAAATGCACGGCTTGAATATGAGAATAAACCTGTAATTGATATGCCAATCAAAAAGTATCCAACTAACTCAAATGCTTTACCCACCTTGCTACTCCTGCTAAAATGGGCGTGAGCTAAAAACTCACGCCAAAAGTTAATAGTTATGCGCCGTAAGATTCTTTGATTTTGGC includes these proteins:
- a CDS encoding zinc-ribbon domain-containing protein, with amino-acid sequence MTLPLSVTHPHLVAQWHPTKNGNLKPDQVTAGSERNVWLWCKNEPDHVWQARISHQAKKFACPFCSNRRASGTNSLVRKHPEIAAQWHPTLNAPKKLSEVVAGSGQKVWWKCPKGEDHEWQASIVKRTKGNKCPYCAGRKASGTNSLVRKHPEIAAQWHPTKNAPKKLSEVVAGSGQKAWWKCPKDEDHEWKTDVRGRTKGQGCPYCAGRKPSKKGSLASLYPEIAAQWHPTLNQPLTPSEVVPGARQPAWWLCPINKNHEWCACIHTRTRLNSGCPGCKNGWTVGVIKSFVRSLIPYLDTFTPAELYLVFQQNGILHAQGKSKGFLKALATGKFPISEINKFVNDEPSLVDDFLQDKELSLEALSADEQVVDNIEASDELIAEITSPEASDTLPVVETLSVLESLNHLITSDGDSLAVEFLRASALDKIWKHAFVNPAEAVAQAQKYTGSGYAEMVKTYFLDEYNQASQLELPDGYNFRIDGLIVEPNLMQRLTAVKLSKYKRIGNLSGAGTGKTFGAILASRVIRANFTIICCPNSVVIDWERAILNAFPDSVVRTKTFTPDWGASNNGRYLILNYEMFQQDKSATNIRLLLNNDLPIDLIVIDEIQFVKQRESTKLSQRRQMVQALLYNAGERHPGLHVLAMSATPVINNLEEGKNLVEMVTGFSHSELDTKPTVSNCMKLHQRLVSLGIRWMPKYSVDYKLEVEEIPVDCAEFLDSVRLLQKQDSILELEKILTRARLPVIRENVRKKTIIYTPLIQGIAKILRDALIWDGWKVGFYTGEDKSGRDSFLYGDTDVLIASDIISVGIDGFQAVCNRLIINVLPWTYAEFEQLNGRLIRPGQRHEQVTVVIPLTYADVNGTRWSWCDSKMQRLQFKKSLADAAVDGVVPEGHLRTPAQAYSDVLGWLQKLETGVKVIDRSVIVVPLPEDEEVEKLQRRKSDFSSLNRLWNQTKSENTHVRLQSNPEEWMQYHAYYREARADWTVIPYMEMIDWCSHRSGYCIGDFGCGEALLASHVGDKHKVYSFDHVAINEQVIACDLASLPLADKTLDVAIFCLSLMGSNFTDYILEAYRTLKLDGQLHIIEPHSRFGNKEQFCADLSANGFKIISVEERWIFTHIHALKSERLPSGINIQF